A stretch of Halocalculus aciditolerans DNA encodes these proteins:
- a CDS encoding translation initiation factor eIF-2B, whose protein sequence is MIDETVAEIQGMRTHSSSVVAVKAARSLADLLDEEYPTAEEYLRALERNSGALRRANPSHASLVTTQRDIVAAVEDADPATVAEAKDATREAIDAVVEQVENAKHAAAANVADRLDDGTTLLTHDYSSTVLEAIELAAEAGNELDVYITEARPRQIGRKTARALGGMDRVEPTLVVDAAAGYVLDDSDLVLTGMDCIVDDTLYNRVGTYPIAATAADADVPLVVTGSSAKIVNAGFRFENDFRPESEVIREPPEGFAVANPSYDATPTRLVDAVVTDEGDAEL, encoded by the coding sequence ATGATCGACGAGACTGTCGCGGAGATTCAGGGGATGCGGACGCACTCGTCGTCCGTGGTCGCCGTGAAGGCCGCTCGCTCGCTCGCGGACCTCCTCGACGAGGAGTATCCGACGGCGGAGGAGTACCTGCGCGCGCTCGAACGGAACTCGGGGGCGCTCCGGCGCGCGAACCCCTCGCACGCGTCGCTCGTGACGACGCAGCGCGACATCGTCGCCGCCGTCGAGGACGCCGACCCCGCGACCGTCGCGGAGGCGAAGGACGCGACACGGGAGGCCATCGACGCGGTCGTCGAGCAGGTGGAGAACGCGAAGCACGCCGCCGCCGCGAACGTCGCCGACCGCCTCGACGACGGCACGACCCTCCTCACGCACGACTACTCCTCGACGGTGCTGGAAGCCATCGAACTCGCCGCGGAGGCGGGGAACGAACTGGACGTCTACATCACGGAAGCCCGCCCGCGACAGATCGGGCGGAAGACCGCGCGCGCGCTCGGCGGCATGGACCGCGTCGAACCGACGCTCGTCGTCGACGCCGCCGCGGGCTACGTCCTCGACGACTCCGACCTCGTCCTCACCGGCATGGACTGCATCGTCGACGACACGCTCTACAACCGCGTCGGAACCTACCCTATCGCCGCGACCGCCGCCGACGCCGACGTCCCGCTCGTCGTCACCGGCTCCTCCGCGAAAATCGTGAACGCCGGGTTCCGCTTCGAGAACGACTTCCGCCCGGAGAGCGAGGTCATCCGCGAACCACCGGAGGGCTTCGCGGTCGCCA
- a CDS encoding RtcB family protein: protein MGFDISCLSGDSEVLLEFGRSRQIRAMDSALETDRAVVQTDDAETPSDVRLFTETSNRTVHEVTTESGDTVEATLDHPFATPEGMVELGDLDVGDDVFQRQFVGLPDEEPAEFTVLDASDFSDEDPQLARALEERDLLPLKSTDEAFARLLKLVGFHTGDGSFGGDQTWFYANPADLESIRDDIEALGFTPSRIYERERDHDVGGNEFTTTEYSVRSTSNAFKQLLVRLGVPTGKKVQSGFTTPDYLDRLADWQVALYLSAFFGAEMSAPAQMRGKTLYAPSVSHNRSVERAEAGEAFLRGLMRHLNRLGVKTNVLEEVERGENADGETVRFRFGVSNGNENLVRFFSTIGYRYNREKQRKAAVATAYLKRKERHVAERARIAEEAKAMADGGATLSDVKGAFEINDRFIERSVYGGRSGRPRPATSFPDYEEFAETVETRGLAVATPIASITELGEKSVYDIGVRHDEHNFVANGFVVSNCGVRMVRTNLTYSDLEGREEELVNALFDAVPSGLGGGGVVEAGEADIEDVLSRGMDWALDEGYAVSDDLEHCEDNGVRPDANPGFVSQKAKDRGVNQLGSLGSGNHFLEVQRVTDVYRDDVAAAYGLERDQLVVLIHCGSRGLGHQVCSDYLRRIEDAHPDFLAQLPDKNLAAAPSGSVLAEEYYGAMCAAVNFAWVNRQLITHQVRETFADVFETPWEDLGMDLLYDVSHNIAKKETHDVDGEEEELYVHRKGATRAFPAGHPEVPEAYRDVGQPVIIPGSMGAGSYVLRGGEHSMDLTFGSTAHGAGRTMSRTQAKREFDPDDVQGGLKDQEHIYVKAQSGETIAEEAPGVYKDVDEVVRVSDELGIGDRVARTFPVCNIKG, encoded by the coding sequence GTGGGGTTCGACATTTCGTGTCTGTCCGGCGATTCGGAAGTCCTTCTCGAGTTCGGTCGGTCGCGGCAGATCCGCGCGATGGATTCGGCGCTCGAGACGGATCGCGCGGTCGTCCAGACGGACGACGCGGAGACGCCGTCCGACGTCCGACTCTTCACTGAGACGTCCAACCGGACGGTCCACGAGGTGACAACGGAATCCGGCGATACTGTCGAAGCAACCCTCGACCATCCGTTCGCGACGCCGGAGGGGATGGTCGAACTCGGCGATCTCGACGTCGGTGACGACGTCTTCCAGCGGCAGTTCGTCGGCCTTCCAGACGAAGAGCCGGCGGAGTTCACCGTCCTCGACGCGTCAGATTTCTCCGACGAAGACCCCCAGCTCGCCCGCGCCCTCGAGGAACGCGACCTCTTGCCGCTGAAGTCGACTGACGAAGCGTTCGCCAGACTCCTAAAGCTCGTTGGCTTCCACACCGGCGACGGGAGTTTCGGCGGCGACCAGACGTGGTTCTACGCGAATCCCGCGGACCTCGAGTCGATTCGAGACGATATCGAAGCGCTCGGGTTCACGCCGTCCCGAATCTACGAGCGGGAACGCGACCACGACGTCGGAGGGAACGAGTTCACGACGACAGAGTACAGCGTGCGGTCGACGTCGAACGCGTTCAAGCAACTTCTCGTTCGTCTTGGTGTCCCAACTGGGAAGAAAGTCCAGTCGGGGTTCACCACTCCTGATTACCTCGACCGGCTTGCAGACTGGCAGGTCGCGCTCTACCTCTCGGCGTTCTTCGGTGCCGAGATGAGCGCCCCGGCGCAGATGCGGGGGAAGACGCTGTACGCGCCGTCGGTCTCCCACAACCGGAGCGTCGAACGAGCGGAGGCGGGCGAAGCGTTCCTCCGCGGCCTGATGCGACACCTGAACCGGCTCGGCGTGAAGACGAACGTGCTCGAGGAAGTCGAACGCGGGGAGAACGCGGACGGTGAGACCGTGCGATTCCGGTTCGGCGTCTCGAACGGGAACGAGAACCTCGTCCGGTTCTTCTCGACCATCGGCTACCGGTACAACCGAGAGAAACAGCGGAAGGCAGCGGTCGCGACCGCCTACCTGAAGCGGAAGGAACGACACGTCGCGGAGCGCGCACGCATCGCTGAGGAAGCGAAAGCGATGGCGGACGGCGGCGCAACCCTCTCCGACGTGAAGGGTGCGTTCGAGATCAACGACCGGTTCATCGAGCGGAGTGTCTACGGGGGGCGAAGCGGCCGCCCGCGGCCGGCGACGTCCTTCCCGGACTACGAGGAGTTCGCAGAGACGGTCGAAACACGTGGACTCGCGGTGGCGACCCCCATCGCGTCGATCACGGAGCTCGGAGAGAAATCCGTCTACGACATCGGTGTCCGCCACGACGAACACAACTTCGTGGCGAACGGCTTTGTCGTCTCGAACTGCGGCGTCCGGATGGTCCGCACGAACCTCACGTACAGCGACCTCGAGGGACGCGAGGAAGAGCTGGTGAACGCGCTCTTCGACGCCGTGCCCTCGGGATTGGGCGGCGGCGGCGTCGTCGAGGCCGGTGAGGCGGACATCGAGGACGTGCTCTCCCGCGGGATGGACTGGGCGCTCGACGAGGGTTACGCCGTCTCGGACGACCTCGAACACTGCGAGGACAACGGCGTGCGGCCGGACGCGAACCCCGGGTTCGTCTCGCAGAAAGCGAAAGACCGCGGGGTCAATCAGCTCGGGAGTCTCGGGAGCGGGAATCACTTCCTCGAAGTCCAGCGCGTCACGGACGTCTATCGCGACGACGTCGCGGCCGCCTACGGCCTCGAACGCGACCAGCTCGTCGTCCTCATCCACTGCGGGAGCCGCGGGCTCGGCCACCAGGTCTGTTCCGATTATCTCCGCCGCATCGAGGACGCCCACCCGGACTTCCTCGCGCAGTTACCGGACAAGAACCTCGCCGCCGCCCCGTCCGGGAGCGTGCTCGCCGAGGAGTACTACGGCGCGATGTGCGCCGCCGTGAACTTCGCGTGGGTGAACCGCCAGCTCATCACCCACCAGGTCCGCGAGACGTTCGCGGACGTCTTCGAGACGCCCTGGGAGGACCTCGGCATGGACCTCCTCTACGACGTCTCGCACAACATCGCGAAGAAGGAGACCCACGACGTCGACGGCGAGGAGGAAGAGCTCTACGTCCACCGGAAGGGCGCGACGCGCGCGTTCCCCGCCGGCCACCCCGAAGTTCCGGAGGCCTACCGCGACGTCGGCCAGCCCGTCATCATTCCCGGAAGCATGGGCGCGGGGAGCTACGTGCTCCGCGGCGGCGAGCACTCGATGGACCTCACGTTCGGCTCGACGGCGCACGGCGCGGGCCGCACGATGAGCCGCACGCAGGCGAAACGCGAGTTCGACCCCGACGACGTCCAGGGCGGTCTGAAGGACCAGGAACACATCTACGTCAAAGCCCAGTCGGGCGAAACCATCGCCGAGGAAGCCCCCGGCGTCTACAAGGACGTCGACGAAGTCGTCCGCGTCTCCGACGAACTCGGCATCGGCGACCGCGTCGCCCGCACCTTCCCCGTCTGCAACATCAAGGGCTGA